In Bacteroidales bacterium, the genomic stretch GGCATTCCGAAGTGGGCAATTTTAAAGACGGGGACTTTATGTATGAACAGCATGAAATTGAGTTTATGCCTGTTGACCCGGAAAAAGCCGTTGAGCAACTTATTATTGCAAAATGGATTTTAAGAATGCTCGGAAAAAAGTACGGAGTACTTATCAGTTTTGCTCCGAAAATTACTGTCGGAAAGGCAGGAAGCGGTATTCATGTTCATTTTCAGGTAGATAAAGATGATGTAAATGTAATGGCAGGTGAAGTAGGCTTAACTGATGTTGCTAAAAAAGCTATTGCAGGAATTTTAGATAAAGCACAATCTTTAACTGCATTCGGAAATACAATTCCGACATCCTATCTTCGTTTAGTTCCGCATCAAGAAGCTCCTACAATGGTTTGTTGGGGAGACAGTAACCGCTCTGTTTTAGTTCGTGTTCCGCTTGGTTGGATTGCAAAAACAAATATGATTAAAGATGCAAATCCGCAAGAAAGGGGAGAGGTGCCTTATGTAACCGGTAAACAAACAGCAGAATTCAGAGTTCCTGACGGTTCGGCAGACTTATACCATCTTTTTGCAGGGATTATTCTTGCAGCAAAGAACGGAATTTTAAACCCTGACTCCTTACAACGTGCCGAAGAACTGTATGTAAATGTTAATATTTTTGAGAAAGAAAATAAACATATTTTAGACAGACTTGTTGCCTTGCCGCAATCGTGCTCACAATCAGCAGATTATCTTGAAAGTGAAAGGTCTTTTTATGAAAACGAGAATGTTTTTCCGAAAGGAACTATTAATGCATTTATTTCTAAATTAAAATCTTATAAAG encodes the following:
- a CDS encoding glutamine synthetase family protein, producing the protein MRELEVLMNPNKLVQHLKKPASEFTRYDIIKFIDDNNIEMLNFRYVGEDGKLKTLNFVITGKNYLESILSTGERVDGSSLFSYIHAETSDLYAIPRFSTAFVNPFTEKTTLDIMCSFYTKDGNPLESAPEYILKKAHQVFKKETGYSFKAMGELEYYIIGKNDDLYPAVDQKGYHSSLPFTNYENLRLEAMQLIAQCGGKIKYGHSEVGNFKDGDFMYEQHEIEFMPVDPEKAVEQLIIAKWILRMLGKKYGVLISFAPKITVGKAGSGIHVHFQVDKDDVNVMAGEVGLTDVAKKAIAGILDKAQSLTAFGNTIPTSYLRLVPHQEAPTMVCWGDSNRSVLVRVPLGWIAKTNMIKDANPQERGEVPYVTGKQTAEFRVPDGSADLYHLFAGIILAAKNGILNPDSLQRAEELYVNVNIFEKENKHILDRLVALPQSCSQSADYLESERSFYENENVFPKGTINAFISKLKSYKDEKLSEELFGKKDKIKELVEKYIHCM